The Agromyces atrinae genome window below encodes:
- a CDS encoding carbohydrate ABC transporter permease codes for MPSSTAAPERSTTDRARARRRREATAGWLYALPSAVIIVILFLVPLGLAFWMSLNDWPLIGRPEFNAPDNYAAIGQNQLFLDSVGFTLKYTVVTTVIYLVIGLALALLVQNARPGVGFFRTAFLLPSAVGLASASLLFYALYNNDYGPLGDIFGFFGLPVPDFLGTPDNAFASTVVMVTWRFAGFNMIILLTGLQAIPVEVYEAARADGANWWQILRQITLPLLKPTIALILVLTITGSILAFEPFYVLTAGGPSNSTVTMVITMFREAFSLYDLGSAAAIAMVLLVALVAINALQLALFRDRDTAGRRRFFGRRAAITEEERR; via the coding sequence ATGCCGTCGTCCACCGCTGCGCCTGAGCGCAGCACCACCGATCGCGCTCGCGCTCGCCGCAGGCGGGAGGCGACAGCGGGATGGCTGTACGCCCTGCCGAGTGCGGTCATCATCGTCATCCTCTTCCTTGTCCCACTCGGTCTCGCGTTCTGGATGTCGCTCAACGACTGGCCTCTCATCGGCCGGCCCGAGTTCAACGCTCCCGACAACTACGCGGCCATCGGTCAGAACCAGCTCTTCCTCGACTCGGTCGGGTTCACGCTCAAGTACACGGTCGTGACGACGGTCATCTATCTCGTCATCGGCCTCGCGCTCGCCCTCCTCGTGCAGAATGCGCGACCCGGGGTGGGCTTCTTCCGCACCGCGTTCCTCCTGCCGTCCGCGGTGGGTCTCGCATCGGCATCCCTGCTCTTCTATGCGCTCTACAACAACGACTACGGCCCTCTCGGCGACATCTTCGGCTTCTTCGGACTTCCGGTGCCCGACTTCCTCGGCACTCCCGACAACGCCTTCGCGTCGACCGTCGTCATGGTCACGTGGCGATTCGCCGGGTTCAACATGATCATCCTGCTGACGGGTCTCCAGGCGATCCCCGTCGAGGTCTACGAGGCGGCGCGTGCCGACGGCGCGAACTGGTGGCAGATCCTCCGGCAGATCACGCTCCCGCTGCTGAAGCCCACGATCGCCCTCATCCTCGTGCTGACGATCACCGGGTCGATCCTCGCCTTCGAGCCGTTCTACGTGCTCACCGCGGGCGGCCCGAGCAACAGCACGGTCACCATGGTCATCACGATGTTCCGTGAGGCGTTCTCGCTCTACGACCTCGGCAGTGCCGCGGCGATCGCGATGGTGCTGCTCGTCGCACTCGTCGCGATCAACGCCCTGCAGCTCGCGCTGTTCCGCGACCGCGACACCGCGGGCCGCCGACGTTTCTTCGGCCGTCGTGCCGCGATCACCGAGGAGGAGCGCCGATGA